One region of Fusobacterium periodonticum 1_1_41FAA genomic DNA includes:
- the lptB gene encoding LPS export ABC transporter ATP-binding protein has product MISLSADNLVKAYKGRKVVDRVSLEVNKGEIVGLLGPNGAGKTTTFYMITGIVRPDDGEVLCAEEDITNLPMYKRADMGIGYLAQEPSVFRNLTVEENIEVVLEMKGISKKEQRATVDKLLEEFKLTHVRDSLGYALSGGERRRIEIARTIANNPSFILLDEPFAGVDPIAVEDIQNIIRHLKKRGLGILITDHNVRETLSITDRSYIMAKGKVLIEGTPREIANNPEARRIYLGEKFRLD; this is encoded by the coding sequence ATGATAAGTTTAAGTGCTGATAATCTTGTTAAAGCCTACAAAGGAAGAAAGGTTGTAGACAGGGTTAGTTTAGAGGTAAATAAGGGAGAGATTGTTGGACTTCTTGGACCTAATGGAGCAGGAAAAACAACAACTTTCTATATGATAACAGGTATAGTAAGACCTGATGATGGTGAAGTTTTATGTGCTGAAGAAGATATCACTAACTTACCTATGTATAAAAGAGCAGATATGGGAATAGGATATCTTGCACAAGAACCTTCTGTTTTTAGGAACTTAACAGTTGAAGAGAATATAGAAGTGGTTCTTGAAATGAAAGGTATTTCAAAAAAAGAGCAAAGAGCAACAGTGGATAAATTACTTGAAGAGTTTAAATTGACTCATGTAAGAGATTCTTTAGGTTATGCTCTATCTGGTGGAGAAAGAAGAAGAATAGAGATAGCTAGAACAATAGCAAATAATCCAAGCTTTATCTTACTTGATGAACCTTTTGCTGGTGTTGACCCTATAGCCGTTGAAGATATACAAAATATCATAAGACATCTAAAAAAAAGAGGTCTAGGAATATTGATAACAGACCATAATGTAAGAGAAACTTTAAGTATTACAGATAGATCATATATTATGGCAAAAGGTAAGGTATTAATTGAGGGAACACCTCGTGAAATAGCAAATAACCCAGAAGCAAGAAGAATATATTTAGGAGAAAAATTTAGATTAGATTAA
- the alaS gene encoding alanine--tRNA ligase, with protein sequence MLTGNEIREKFIEFFMQKQHKHFESASLIPDDPTLLLTVAGMVPFKPYFLGQKEAPYPRVTTYQKCIRTNDLENVGRTARHHTFFEMLGNFSFGDYFKEEAIAWSWEFVTEVLKLNKDKLWVTVFTTDDEAERIWIEKCNFPKERIVRMGESENWWSAGPTGSCGPCSEIHVDLGVQYGGDENSKIGDEGTDNRFIEIWNLVFTEWNRMEDGSLEPLPKKNIDTGAGLERIAAVVQGKPNNFETDLLFPILEEAARITGSQYGKSSETNFSLKVITDHARAVTFLVNDGVIPSNEGRGYILRRILRRAVRHGRLLGYKDLFMYKMVDKVVERFEVAYPDLKKNLENIRKIVKIEEEKFSNTLDQGIQLVNQEIDNLLANGKNKLDGEVSFKLYDTYGFPYELTEEIAEERGVTVLREEFEAKMEEQKEKARSAREVVMEKGQDSFIEDFYDKHGVTKFTGYEKTEDEATLLSSREAKDGKYLLIFDKTPFYAESGGQVGDQGRIYSDNFSAKVLDVQKQKDIFIHTVEIEKGSAEENKTYKLEVNLLRRLDTAKNHTATHLLHKALREVVGTHVQQAGSLVDSDKLRFDFSHYEAVTAEQLAKIENIVNEKIREGIDVVVSHHSIEEAKNLGAMMLFGDKYGEVVRVVDVPGFSTELCGGTHIDNIAKIGLFKIVSEGGIAAGVRRIEAKTGYGAYLVEKEEADTLKEIEKKLKASNTNVVEKVEKTLESLKDTEKSLETLKQKIALFETKAALSGMEEINGAKVLIATFKDKTADDLRTMIDTIKDNNEKAIVVLASTQDKLSFAVGVTKTLTDKVKAGDLVKQLAEMTGGKGGGRPDFAQAGGKDESKLLDALKEIRATIESKLS encoded by the coding sequence ATGTTAACAGGTAACGAAATTAGAGAGAAATTTATTGAATTTTTTATGCAAAAACAGCATAAACATTTTGAAAGTGCATCTTTGATACCAGATGATCCAACTTTACTTTTGACAGTAGCAGGAATGGTACCATTTAAACCATATTTCTTAGGACAAAAGGAAGCACCTTATCCGAGAGTTACAACTTATCAAAAATGTATAAGAACAAATGACTTAGAAAATGTTGGAAGAACAGCAAGGCACCATACATTTTTTGAAATGTTAGGAAATTTCTCTTTTGGAGATTATTTCAAAGAAGAAGCTATAGCTTGGTCTTGGGAATTTGTGACAGAAGTTTTAAAACTTAATAAAGATAAACTATGGGTAACTGTATTCACTACAGATGATGAAGCAGAAAGAATATGGATAGAAAAATGTAATTTTCCAAAAGAAAGAATAGTTAGAATGGGAGAAAGTGAAAACTGGTGGTCAGCAGGACCTACTGGTTCTTGTGGACCTTGTTCTGAAATCCATGTGGATCTTGGAGTACAATATGGTGGAGATGAAAATTCTAAAATTGGTGATGAAGGAACAGATAACCGTTTCATAGAAATATGGAATCTAGTGTTCACTGAATGGAATAGAATGGAAGATGGAAGTCTAGAACCTTTACCTAAAAAGAATATAGATACAGGAGCAGGACTTGAAAGAATAGCAGCAGTAGTACAAGGTAAGCCTAATAACTTTGAAACTGACTTACTATTCCCTATCTTAGAAGAAGCAGCAAGAATTACAGGAAGTCAATATGGAAAAAGTTCTGAAACTAACTTCTCTTTAAAGGTTATAACAGACCATGCAAGAGCAGTAACTTTCTTAGTTAATGACGGAGTTATACCTTCTAATGAAGGAAGAGGATATATCCTAAGAAGAATTTTAAGAAGAGCAGTTAGACATGGAAGATTATTAGGATATAAAGACTTATTCATGTATAAGATGGTAGATAAGGTTGTTGAAAGATTTGAAGTTGCTTATCCAGATTTAAAGAAAAATTTAGAAAATATCAGAAAAATTGTAAAAATTGAAGAAGAAAAATTCTCTAATACTTTGGATCAAGGAATACAACTAGTTAATCAAGAAATTGACAATTTATTAGCTAATGGAAAGAATAAACTAGATGGAGAAGTTTCATTTAAGCTTTATGACACTTATGGTTTCCCTTACGAATTGACAGAAGAAATTGCAGAAGAAAGGGGAGTAACTGTATTAAGAGAAGAATTTGAAGCTAAAATGGAAGAACAAAAAGAAAAAGCTAGATCGGCTAGAGAAGTTGTAATGGAAAAAGGACAAGACAGCTTTATAGAAGACTTCTATGATAAACATGGAGTAACTAAATTTACAGGTTATGAAAAAACTGAAGATGAAGCTACACTTCTAAGCTCAAGAGAGGCAAAAGATGGAAAATATCTATTGATTTTTGACAAGACTCCTTTCTATGCTGAATCAGGAGGACAAGTTGGAGATCAAGGAAGAATTTATTCAGATAACTTCTCAGCTAAAGTCTTAGATGTACAAAAGCAAAAAGATATATTTATTCATACTGTTGAAATTGAAAAAGGTAGTGCTGAAGAAAACAAGACTTATAAATTAGAAGTAAATCTTCTTAGAAGACTTGATACAGCTAAAAACCATACAGCTACTCACTTATTACATAAGGCTTTAAGAGAAGTAGTTGGAACTCATGTTCAACAAGCAGGATCTTTAGTTGATTCAGATAAATTAAGATTTGACTTTAGCCATTATGAAGCTGTTACAGCTGAACAACTTGCTAAAATTGAAAATATAGTAAATGAAAAAATTAGAGAAGGTATAGACGTTGTTGTAAGTCATCACAGTATAGAAGAAGCTAAAAACTTAGGTGCTATGATGTTATTTGGGGATAAATATGGTGAAGTAGTAAGAGTTGTAGATGTTCCTGGATTCTCAACTGAGCTTTGTGGAGGAACTCACATAGATAACATAGCTAAGATAGGACTATTCAAAATAGTTTCTGAAGGTGGTATAGCAGCAGGAGTTAGAAGAATAGAAGCTAAAACAGGTTATGGAGCATACTTAGTTGAAAAAGAAGAAGCTGACACTTTAAAAGAAATTGAAAAGAAATTAAAAGCTTCAAATACTAATGTAGTTGAAAAAGTAGAAAAAACTTTAGAAAGTTTGAAAGATACTGAAAAATCATTGGAGACTTTAAAACAAAAAATTGCTTTATTTGAAACAAAGGCAGCATTGTCAGGAATGGAAGAAATAAATGGAGCTAAAGTATTAATAGCTACATTTAAAGATAAAACAGCTGACGACTTAAGAACTATGATAGATACTATTAAAGATAATAATGAAAAAGCAATAGTAGTTCTAGCAAGTACTCAAGATAAGTTATCTTTTGCAGTAGGAGTTACAAAAACTTTAACTGATAAGGTAAAAGCAGGAGATTTAGTAAAACAACTGGCTGAAATGACAGGTGGAAAAGGTGGAGGAAGACCAGACTTTGCACAAGCTGGTGGAAAAGATGAAAGTAAACTTTTAGATGCCTTAAAAGAAATTAGAGCTACAATTGAAAGTAAACTATCATAA
- the minE gene encoding cell division topological specificity factor MinE, whose amino-acid sequence MLSGLFKKENSKDEAKNRLKLVLIQDRAMLPSGVLENMKDDILKVLSKYVEIEKSKLNIEVSPCEDDPRKIALIANIPIIKAGNRK is encoded by the coding sequence ATGCTATCAGGTTTATTTAAAAAAGAAAATTCAAAAGATGAAGCTAAAAATAGATTAAAACTAGTTTTAATCCAAGATAGAGCAATGTTACCATCTGGAGTTTTAGAAAATATGAAAGACGATATACTTAAAGTTTTATCTAAGTATGTTGAAATTGAAAAATCTAAATTAAATATAGAGGTTTCTCCTTGTGAAGATGACCCTAGAAAAATAGCTTTAATTGCAAACATTCCTATAATAAAAGCAGGAAATAGAAAATAG
- a CDS encoding LptA/OstA family protein, producing the protein MTKKKIAYIGAGIVALVLGYFNYFGSDKETGDIRKLIETINAVYENDDLRIEAEKEIDYIDEKESKFEKAKAFIQGMLLSGDNAFLDKDRNLTLDSNILGKSANGWEIKASQLKYNKETQVLESTKPMYAKNEEKGIEVLGNKFKTTISMDNITLEDGVVIKNKLFSIVADKANYNNEAKTITLEGNIALSNKIGEIGDINTLTDVRKLQVGEVEKGKEMSGTFSKVYFNLNERNLYATDGFDMKYGEVGLKGRDIVLNETDQSFKVTGDVKFTYQDYVFDVNYIEKEANSDTINVYGQIKGGNPEYSVLADKAEYNINDKKFKILGNVVVTSTKGENLKADTFVYSSVTKEADIYGNKILYTSPTNNLEAEYIHYNSETKEVTTNKPFDSWNEKGEGIKGTSIVYNLGTKDFYSKEEITVKNKDYGLTTKNVTYKEETGILSAPEPYVIKSNDESSIINGNSITYNKKTGELTSPGNIVMNSRGTIMKGHDLVFNNITGEGKLQGPIPFENKEDKMSGTAKEIIIKRGDYIDLMGPVKVKQDTTNMVVDKARYSYKDELVHVNTPVKFDDPVRSMVGSVSSATYSPKDGILRGTNFNMKEPSRSAKAQNIVLYNKEDRRLELVGNAYISSGADSITGPKIIYYLDTKDAETPTNSIIKYDQYTIKSTYGKVNKESGEVFVKNADVKSVDGNEFYSNQAKGNINDVVHFTGNVKGKSKQKEGDVYFSGDKADLYMAKVDDKYQAKKVIVNTKSTFTQLNRKIVSNYLELDLIKKEVYAKDKPVLTIDDGPKGNTLVKADDVTGYIDQELIKLNKNVYVKNVNEKKEEVVLTADRGAVTKKMADVYDRVKVVTKDSVTTANEGHYDMENRKIRAKGNVHVEYQTDKSAGNVFDNMSSTKKTTKK; encoded by the coding sequence ATGACTAAGAAAAAAATTGCATATATTGGAGCAGGAATAGTAGCACTGGTGCTGGGATATTTCAATTATTTTGGTTCTGATAAAGAAACAGGAGATATAAGAAAGTTAATAGAAACTATCAATGCAGTCTATGAAAATGATGATCTTCGTATAGAAGCTGAAAAGGAAATTGACTACATAGATGAGAAAGAAAGCAAGTTTGAAAAGGCAAAGGCCTTTATCCAAGGAATGCTTTTAAGTGGAGATAATGCCTTTCTTGATAAAGACAGAAACTTAACATTAGATTCTAATATTCTAGGAAAAAGTGCTAATGGTTGGGAGATTAAGGCTTCTCAATTAAAATATAATAAAGAAACTCAAGTCTTAGAATCAACTAAGCCTATGTATGCTAAAAATGAAGAAAAGGGTATAGAGGTATTAGGAAATAAATTTAAAACAACTATTTCTATGGATAATATAACTTTAGAAGATGGAGTTGTTATAAAGAATAAACTGTTTTCTATAGTAGCTGATAAAGCAAACTACAACAATGAAGCTAAGACTATAACATTGGAAGGAAATATTGCCTTATCTAATAAGATAGGAGAAATTGGAGATATCAATACTCTTACAGATGTAAGAAAGCTTCAAGTGGGAGAAGTAGAAAAAGGTAAGGAAATGTCAGGAACATTTTCTAAAGTTTATTTTAATCTAAATGAAAGAAATCTTTATGCAACTGATGGCTTTGATATGAAGTATGGTGAAGTTGGATTAAAAGGTAGAGATATAGTTTTAAATGAAACTGATCAAAGTTTCAAGGTTACAGGAGATGTTAAATTCACTTATCAAGACTATGTTTTTGATGTAAATTATATAGAAAAAGAAGCTAATAGTGATACAATCAATGTATATGGACAAATTAAAGGTGGAAATCCTGAATATTCTGTTCTAGCAGATAAAGCTGAATATAATATAAATGATAAGAAGTTTAAGATTTTAGGTAATGTAGTTGTAACTTCAACAAAAGGTGAAAACCTTAAAGCAGATACTTTTGTATATTCTAGTGTAACTAAAGAAGCAGATATATATGGAAATAAAATTCTATATACATCTCCAACAAATAATTTAGAAGCAGAATATATTCACTATAATTCAGAAACTAAAGAAGTTACTACTAATAAACCTTTTGATTCTTGGAATGAAAAGGGTGAAGGAATAAAAGGAACAAGCATAGTATATAATTTAGGAACTAAAGATTTCTATTCTAAAGAAGAAATTACTGTAAAAAACAAAGACTATGGTTTAACAACAAAGAATGTTACATATAAAGAAGAAACAGGTATTTTATCAGCACCTGAACCTTATGTTATAAAATCTAATGATGAAAGTTCTATAATAAATGGAAATAGTATCACTTACAATAAAAAGACCGGGGAGCTTACAAGCCCAGGAAATATTGTAATGAATAGTAGAGGTACTATTATGAAAGGACATGATCTAGTTTTCAATAACATAACAGGTGAAGGAAAACTTCAAGGACCTATACCTTTTGAAAATAAAGAAGATAAAATGTCAGGAACTGCTAAAGAAATAATAATCAAAAGAGGAGACTATATTGATTTAATGGGACCTGTTAAAGTTAAACAAGATACAACAAATATGGTGGTTGATAAGGCTAGATATTCATATAAAGATGAGCTAGTTCATGTAAATACGCCAGTTAAATTTGATGATCCTGTTAGATCTATGGTTGGTTCTGTAAGTTCAGCAACATATAGTCCAAAAGATGGAATATTAAGAGGAACTAATTTCAATATGAAAGAACCTAGTAGATCAGCTAAGGCTCAAAATATTGTTCTTTATAATAAAGAAGATAGAAGATTGGAGTTAGTAGGAAATGCTTATATAAGTTCAGGAGCAGATAGCATAACTGGACCAAAAATAATATATTACCTAGATACTAAGGATGCTGAAACTCCAACTAATAGTATAATTAAATATGATCAATACACTATAAAATCTACTTATGGAAAAGTAAATAAAGAAAGTGGAGAAGTTTTTGTAAAAAATGCAGATGTAAAATCTGTTGACGGTAATGAATTCTATTCCAATCAAGCTAAGGGTAATATAAATGATGTTGTTCACTTTACAGGAAATGTAAAAGGTAAATCTAAACAAAAAGAAGGAGATGTATACTTCTCAGGAGATAAAGCAGACTTATATATGGCTAAGGTAGATGATAAGTATCAAGCTAAGAAAGTCATAGTAAATACTAAATCTACTTTCACTCAATTAAATAGAAAAATAGTTTCTAACTATTTAGAATTAGATTTAATTAAGAAGGAAGTATATGCAAAAGATAAACCTGTGTTGACTATAGATGATGGACCAAAAGGAAATACTCTTGTTAAAGCTGATGATGTTACAGGCTATATTGATCAAGAATTAATTAAACTTAATAAAAATGTCTATGTAAAGAATGTAAATGAAAAGAAAGAAGAAGTAGTTTTAACAGCTGATAGAGGAGCTGTGACAAAGAAAATGGCTGATGTATATGATAGAGTTAAGGTTGTTACAAAAGATTCTGTTACAACAGCTAATGAAGGTCATTATGATATGGAAAATAGAAAAATAAGAGCTAAAGGAAATGTCCATGTTGAATATCAAACAGATAAATCAGCAGGAAATGTATTTGATAATATGTCATCTACTAAAAAAACTACAAAAAAATAA
- the mutS gene encoding DNA mismatch repair protein MutS, with protein MSTDTPLMQQYKKIKEEYQNEILMFRLGDFYEMFFEDAKIASKELGLTLTKRNKEKGQDVPLAGVPYHSVASYIAKLVEKGYSVAICEQVEDPKAATGIVKREVTRVITPGTIIDVDFLDKNNNNYIACVKINTIENILAIAYADITTGEFSVFEIKDKNFFEKGLAEINKIQASEILLDEKTYSEYISILEERISFSGVKFTEIKNVKKAEDYLTSYFDIMSVEAFSLKSKDLAVSVAANLLHYIDDLQKGNELPFSKIEYKNIDNIMELNISTQNNLNLVPKRNEESKGTLLGVLDSCVTSIGSRELKKIIKNPFLDMEKIKERQFYVDYFFNDVLLRENVREKLKDIYDIERIAGKIIYGTENGKDLLSLKDSIRKSLETYKLLKEHQELKKIFELDIEILLDIYNKIELIIDVEAPFSVREGGIIKDGYNSELDELRRISKLGKDFILEIEQRERERTGIKGLKIKYNKVFGYFIEVTKANEHLVPEDYIRKQTLVNSERYIVPDLKEYEEKVITAKSKIEALEYELFKSLSSEIKEHIESLYKLANRIANLDIVSNFAHVATKNSYVKPEISEENILEIKGGRHPIVESLIASGSYVKNDIVLDEKNNLIILTGPNMSGKSTYMKQVALNIIMAHIGSYVAADYAKIPIVDKIFTRVGASDDLLTGQSTFMLEMTEVASILNNATEKSFIVLDEIGRGTSTYDGISIATAITEYIHNNIGAKTIFATHYHELTELEKELERAINFRVEVKENGKNVVFLREIVKGGADKSYGIEVARLSGVPKDVLNRSRKILKKLENRKNLIESKMKAEQMMLFGNNFEEEEEIETELINENEIKVLEMLKVMDLNSLSPLESLLKLSELKKILLGGNND; from the coding sequence ATGTCAACAGACACACCCTTAATGCAACAATATAAAAAAATAAAAGAAGAATATCAAAATGAAATCTTGATGTTTAGATTGGGAGATTTCTATGAGATGTTTTTTGAAGATGCAAAAATAGCTTCAAAAGAATTAGGATTAACTCTTACAAAGAGAAATAAAGAGAAAGGACAAGATGTTCCTTTGGCAGGAGTTCCTTATCATTCGGTGGCTTCCTACATTGCAAAGTTAGTTGAAAAGGGTTATAGTGTTGCTATCTGTGAACAGGTGGAAGACCCTAAGGCAGCAACTGGTATAGTGAAGAGGGAAGTGACAAGAGTTATAACTCCTGGAACGATTATTGATGTTGATTTTTTAGATAAAAATAATAATAACTATATCGCCTGTGTAAAAATAAATACAATAGAAAATATCTTAGCTATAGCTTATGCTGATATAACAACAGGTGAATTTTCTGTTTTTGAAATAAAAGATAAAAATTTCTTTGAAAAAGGTTTGGCTGAAATAAATAAAATACAAGCAAGTGAGATTTTACTTGATGAAAAGACTTATTCCGAATATATAAGCATATTGGAAGAAAGAATTTCTTTTTCAGGAGTGAAATTTACAGAGATAAAGAATGTAAAAAAAGCTGAGGACTACTTGACTTCATATTTTGATATTATGTCAGTGGAAGCTTTTTCATTGAAATCTAAAGATTTAGCTGTTTCAGTTGCTGCTAATCTTTTACATTATATTGATGACTTACAAAAGGGTAATGAACTACCTTTTAGCAAGATAGAGTACAAGAATATAGACAATATAATGGAGTTGAATATCAGCACTCAAAATAATCTTAATCTAGTACCTAAAAGAAATGAAGAAAGCAAAGGTACTTTATTGGGAGTTTTAGATAGTTGTGTAACATCTATAGGAAGTAGAGAATTAAAAAAGATTATAAAAAATCCTTTTTTAGATATGGAGAAAATCAAAGAAAGACAGTTTTATGTTGACTATTTCTTTAATGACGTACTTTTAAGAGAAAATGTAAGAGAAAAGCTAAAAGATATCTATGATATAGAAAGAATAGCTGGAAAGATAATATATGGTACAGAGAATGGAAAAGATCTTTTGTCATTAAAAGATTCTATTAGAAAGTCTTTAGAAACATATAAACTTTTAAAGGAACATCAGGAATTAAAGAAAATATTTGAACTTGATATAGAAATTCTTTTAGATATTTACAATAAAATAGAGTTAATTATCGATGTTGAAGCACCTTTCTCAGTGAGAGAGGGAGGTATAATCAAAGATGGTTATAACAGTGAGTTAGATGAGCTTAGAAGGATATCTAAACTTGGTAAGGACTTTATACTTGAGATAGAGCAGAGAGAAAGAGAAAGAACAGGTATAAAAGGTTTAAAAATAAAGTATAACAAAGTATTTGGATATTTTATAGAAGTAACTAAGGCTAATGAGCATTTAGTTCCTGAGGACTATATTAGAAAGCAGACCCTTGTAAACAGTGAAAGATATATAGTTCCTGATTTAAAGGAGTATGAAGAAAAGGTTATAACAGCTAAAAGTAAGATAGAAGCCTTAGAATATGAGTTATTTAAGTCGCTTAGTTCAGAGATAAAGGAGCATATAGAAAGTCTATATAAATTAGCAAATAGAATAGCAAACTTAGATATAGTTTCAAATTTTGCTCATGTAGCAACTAAAAATTCCTATGTTAAACCTGAGATAAGTGAAGAAAATATCTTAGAAATAAAAGGTGGAAGACACCCTATAGTTGAAAGTTTAATAGCTAGTGGAAGCTATGTTAAGAATGATATAGTTTTAGATGAAAAAAATAATTTAATTATCTTGACAGGGCCTAATATGTCAGGTAAGTCAACTTATATGAAACAGGTTGCCTTAAATATTATAATGGCTCATATAGGTAGCTATGTAGCAGCAGACTATGCAAAAATTCCTATTGTAGATAAAATATTTACAAGGGTTGGGGCAAGTGATGACCTACTTACAGGACAATCAACTTTCATGCTAGAGATGACAGAGGTTGCAAGTATTTTAAATAATGCTACAGAAAAATCTTTCATAGTTTTAGATGAGATAGGAAGAGGAACATCAACTTATGATGGTATATCTATAGCAACAGCTATAACAGAATATATCCATAATAATATAGGAGCTAAAACTATATTTGCTACTCACTATCATGAACTTACTGAACTTGAAAAAGAACTTGAAAGGGCTATAAATTTTAGAGTTGAAGTAAAAGAAAATGGTAAGAATGTAGTTTTCTTAAGAGAGATAGTAAAGGGTGGAGCAGATAAGTCTTACGGGATTGAAGTAGCAAGGTTATCTGGAGTTCCTAAAGATGTTTTAAACCGTTCAAGAAAGATTTTAAAAAAATTAGAAAATAGAAAAAATTTAATAGAAAGTAAAATGAAAGCCGAGCAAATGATGCTTTTTGGTAATAATTTTGAAGAGGAAGAAGAAATAGAGACTGAACTTATAAATGAAAATGAAATAAAAGTTTTAGAAATGTTAAAAGTTATGGACTTGAACTCTTTAAGTCCTTTGGAAAGCTTATTAAAATTGAGTGAATTAAAGAAAATTCTTCTTGGAGGAAATAATGACTAA
- a CDS encoding septum site-determining protein MinC produces MSNQVIIKGKNDRLVIALNPKADFLELCDVLKTKILEAKNFIGNSRMAIEFSGRKLTSEQEDILIGILTENSNIVISYTFTEKNEKNEKNEKKIKEKKSKEQVTDFGKLNSLIEEGKTHFYRGTLRSGAKIESDGSVVVVGDVNPSSIIRARGNVIVLGHLNGTVYAGLNGDDKAFVTAIYFNPIQLTIGMKTKTDIQKEVLDSSRVNKKDKFRIARIKNQEIVIEELI; encoded by the coding sequence ATGAGCAACCAGGTAATTATAAAAGGTAAAAATGATAGATTGGTAATTGCTTTAAACCCAAAAGCTGATTTTTTGGAATTATGTGATGTTTTAAAAACTAAGATACTTGAAGCAAAGAATTTTATTGGAAATAGTCGTATGGCAATAGAGTTTAGTGGAAGAAAGTTGACTAGTGAGCAAGAAGATATTTTAATTGGAATCCTTACAGAAAATAGTAACATAGTTATCTCATATACTTTTACTGAGAAAAACGAAAAAAACGAAAAAAATGAGAAGAAAATTAAAGAGAAAAAATCTAAAGAACAAGTAACAGATTTTGGAAAACTAAATTCATTAATAGAAGAAGGAAAAACTCATTTTTATAGAGGGACTTTAAGATCAGGAGCCAAAATAGAATCAGATGGAAGTGTAGTCGTAGTAGGAGATGTAAATCCATCTTCTATAATAAGAGCTAGAGGTAATGTGATTGTTTTAGGACATCTTAATGGTACTGTTTATGCTGGATTAAATGGAGATGATAAAGCTTTTGTAACAGCTATTTATTTCAATCCTATTCAATTAACTATAGGAATGAAAACTAAGACTGATATACAAAAGGAAGTTTTAGATTCTTCAAGGGTTAACAAAAAAGATAAATTTAGGATTGCAAGAATAAAAAATCAAGAAATAGTTATTGAGGAGTTGATATAG
- the minD gene encoding septum site-determining protein MinD, which yields MGARVIVITSGKGGVGKTTTTANIGAALADKGHKVLLIDTDIGLRNLDVVMGLENRIVYDLIDVIEGRCRISQALIKDKRCQNLVLLPAAQIRDKNDVSTEQMKELIFSLKDSFDYILIDCPAGIEQGFKNAIAAADEAIVVTTPEVSATRDADRIIGLLEAAGIKNPRLVINRLRIDMVKDKNMLGVEDILDILAVKLLGVVPDDENVVISTNKGEPLVYKGDSLAAKAFKNIASRIEGVEVPLLDLDVKMSILEKIKFVFKR from the coding sequence ATGGGAGCAAGGGTTATTGTTATTACTTCAGGAAAAGGTGGAGTTGGAAAAACAACAACGACTGCAAATATAGGAGCTGCCCTAGCAGATAAAGGGCATAAAGTTTTACTTATAGATACAGATATAGGTTTAAGAAATTTAGATGTCGTAATGGGACTTGAAAATAGAATAGTTTATGACTTAATTGATGTTATTGAAGGAAGATGTAGAATAAGTCAAGCTTTGATTAAAGATAAGAGATGTCAAAATCTTGTTCTATTACCAGCAGCTCAAATAAGAGATAAAAACGATGTTAGTACAGAACAAATGAAAGAATTAATCTTTTCTTTAAAAGATAGCTTTGACTATATCTTAATAGACTGTCCAGCAGGAATAGAACAAGGATTTAAAAATGCAATAGCTGCAGCAGATGAAGCTATAGTTGTTACAACTCCTGAAGTTTCAGCTACAAGAGACGCAGATAGAATAATTGGTCTATTAGAAGCAGCTGGAATAAAAAATCCAAGACTAGTTATAAATAGACTAAGAATAGATATGGTAAAAGACAAAAATATGTTAGGTGTAGAAGATATACTTGATATATTAGCAGTAAAATTATTAGGAGTAGTTCCTGATGATGAAAATGTAGTTATTTCTACAAATAAAGGAGAACCTTTAGTTTATAAAGGGGATTCTCTAGCAGCAAAGGCATTTAAGAATATTGCAAGTAGAATAGAGGGTGTAGAAGTACCTTTACTAGATTTAGATGTTAAAATGAGTATATTAGAAAAAATAAAATTTGTATTTAAGAGGTGA